A portion of the Feifania hominis genome contains these proteins:
- a CDS encoding sulfatase-like hydrolase/transferase, giving the protein MKPRQVIFIMTDSQRWDMVGCYGQNGLKTPNLDDLAREGVRYEQAYTTQPVCEPARAGIFVGNYPHECGAWANCAALADNAKTLGQRLRDNHACETAYIGKWHLDGGDYFGLGRAPDGWDPEWWYDMRNYLEELTPEQRVKSRKPETAREGIPEDFTFGHRVTDRAVDYIEKKRGEDYFLVVSYDEPHHPFLCPEPYASMYDDYDFPKNPAHFDNLEGKPVHQQVWAGDKRLRDPEALRVHRPDIFGCNTYIDYEIGRVLKAARENAPDAMIIYTSDHGDFLEEHCLLKKGAAAYDSITHIPLIIKRPGGLQNAVYREPVSHIDLSPTIMEYFGLPIPKLFSGRSMLKTTEDLSHHQRDYVFMEFGRFEVDHDTHGGFQPMRCVYDGHYKLVVNLLSTDELYDMREDPYETKNLIDCPETAAIRDRLHDVLLDWMNETRDPFRGYVWETRPWRRDARKPTWKYTGWTRQRENEEYEPRQLDYVNGLEMVEKSRPK; this is encoded by the coding sequence ATGAAGCCAAGACAGGTCATCTTCATCATGACGGATTCCCAGCGGTGGGACATGGTCGGCTGCTACGGCCAAAACGGCCTCAAGACGCCGAATCTCGACGATCTCGCCCGCGAGGGCGTGCGCTATGAGCAGGCCTACACCACCCAGCCGGTGTGCGAGCCTGCCCGCGCGGGTATCTTTGTCGGAAACTACCCCCATGAGTGCGGCGCGTGGGCCAACTGCGCCGCGCTTGCCGACAACGCCAAGACCCTCGGCCAGCGCCTGCGCGACAACCACGCCTGCGAGACTGCCTACATTGGCAAGTGGCACCTCGACGGAGGCGACTACTTCGGCCTGGGCCGCGCGCCCGACGGCTGGGATCCTGAGTGGTGGTACGATATGAGAAACTACCTTGAGGAGCTCACGCCGGAGCAGCGTGTCAAATCGAGAAAGCCCGAGACGGCCCGCGAGGGCATCCCGGAGGACTTTACGTTCGGCCACCGCGTGACCGACCGCGCGGTCGACTACATTGAGAAAAAGCGCGGGGAGGACTATTTTCTCGTCGTGTCCTACGACGAGCCCCACCACCCGTTTCTCTGCCCCGAGCCCTATGCGTCGATGTACGACGACTACGATTTCCCCAAGAACCCGGCGCACTTCGACAACCTAGAGGGCAAGCCCGTCCACCAGCAGGTCTGGGCGGGCGACAAGCGCCTGCGCGACCCTGAGGCGCTGCGGGTGCACCGGCCCGACATCTTCGGCTGCAACACCTACATCGACTATGAGATCGGCCGGGTGCTCAAGGCCGCGCGGGAGAATGCGCCCGACGCGATGATCATCTATACCTCCGACCACGGTGACTTTCTCGAGGAGCACTGCCTGCTCAAAAAGGGCGCGGCGGCCTACGATTCCATCACCCATATTCCGCTGATCATCAAGCGCCCCGGCGGTCTGCAAAACGCCGTCTACCGCGAGCCGGTCTCCCACATCGACCTGTCCCCGACGATCATGGAGTACTTCGGCCTGCCCATTCCGAAGCTCTTCTCGGGCCGGAGCATGCTCAAAACGACCGAGGATCTCAGCCACCACCAGCGCGACTATGTCTTCATGGAATTTGGCCGCTTCGAGGTCGACCACGACACCCACGGCGGCTTTCAGCCCATGCGCTGCGTCTACGACGGGCACTATAAGCTGGTGGTCAATCTGCTGAGCACCGACGAGCTCTACGACATGAGAGAGGACCCGTATGAGACGAAAAACCTCATCGACTGCCCTGAGACCGCGGCCATCCGCGACCGGCTGCACGACGTGCTGCTCGACTGGATGAACGAGACCCGCGACCCCTTCCGCGGCTATGTGTGGGAGACGCGCCCCTGGCGGCGCGACGCGCGCAAGCCCACCTGGAAGTACACCGGCTGGACCCGCCAGCGCGAGAACGAGGAGTATGAGCCGCGCCAGCTCGACTACGTCAACGGCCTCGAGATGGTCGAAAAATCGAGGCCGAAATAG
- a CDS encoding radical SAM/SPASM domain-containing protein → MGRALSLLIKPASSLCNMRCSYCFYRDESEHRETASHGIMTRDTAARLIDRAAQYAGGESVHFAFQGGEPTLAGLDFFAEFCAEAVQKCGSQTHFSIQTNGLLLDESWCALLRQYRFLVGLSLDGAPGQHDRHRRLLDGGASAGAVLGAKRLLEEHRIDYNILTVVTEALSGQARDYFSFLLENRVSHVQCIPCLAPLGGGGVDALTPRGYGRFLRELFGEWFAALRAGNYVSVRLFDNVLMMLRGFAPEQCGLYGACRIQFVVEADGSVYPCDFYALDEYRMGSLDEPLEALEQSAAAARFLGGRVENPAICAGCKAFGICRGGCRRERELLHGERGYCPYQEFLYSAYPALRRIADFARMPGEQSGTERESPRETETK, encoded by the coding sequence GTGGGCCGGGCGCTCTCGCTGCTCATCAAGCCCGCGTCGTCGCTGTGCAACATGCGGTGCAGCTACTGCTTCTACCGGGACGAGAGCGAGCACCGCGAGACTGCGAGCCACGGCATCATGACGCGGGATACGGCCGCGCGCCTGATTGACCGCGCGGCGCAGTACGCCGGCGGCGAGAGCGTGCATTTTGCCTTTCAGGGCGGCGAACCGACGCTGGCGGGCCTCGACTTCTTTGCGGAATTTTGCGCCGAGGCGGTGCAAAAATGCGGCTCACAGACCCATTTTTCCATTCAGACCAACGGTCTGCTGCTCGATGAGAGCTGGTGCGCGCTGCTCAGGCAGTACCGGTTTCTCGTGGGGCTCTCGCTCGACGGCGCACCCGGGCAGCACGACCGCCACCGCCGCCTTTTGGATGGCGGCGCGAGCGCCGGGGCGGTGCTCGGGGCAAAGCGGCTGCTCGAGGAGCACCGCATCGACTACAACATTCTCACAGTCGTCACCGAGGCCCTCTCAGGGCAGGCGCGCGACTACTTTTCCTTTCTGCTCGAAAACCGGGTGAGCCATGTGCAGTGTATCCCGTGCCTCGCGCCCCTCGGCGGCGGGGGAGTGGACGCCCTCACGCCCCGCGGGTACGGCCGCTTTCTCAGAGAGCTGTTCGGCGAGTGGTTTGCGGCTCTGCGCGCGGGGAACTATGTCAGCGTGCGCCTGTTCGACAATGTGCTCATGATGCTGCGGGGCTTCGCACCCGAGCAGTGCGGGCTCTACGGCGCATGCCGAATCCAGTTTGTCGTGGAGGCGGACGGCAGCGTCTACCCCTGCGACTTCTACGCGCTCGACGAGTACCGCATGGGATCGCTCGACGAGCCGCTCGAGGCGCTCGAGCAGTCTGCGGCGGCTGCGCGCTTTCTCGGCGGCCGGGTGGAGAATCCGGCGATCTGCGCCGGGTGCAAGGCCTTTGGCATCTGCCGCGGCGGCTGCCGGCGCGAGCGGGAGCTGCTCCACGGTGAGCGGGGCTACTGCCCCTATCAGGAGTTTCTCTACAGCGCCTACCCCGCGCTTCGGCGAATTGCCGATTTTGCGCGGATGCCCGGCGAGCAGTCGGGAACAGAACGCGAAAGCCCGCGCGAAACAGAAACAAAATAA
- a CDS encoding DUF3592 domain-containing protein, producing the protein MSLIDGYKNFIDLYLVDILTVLAPLLCGAIVCAIIGIPFFFFQRQRREHLRLEREGHTAGGTVTDLYTRRHRMRGDENTPSYTIESPHAVYSFVAADGRTYTGDFAQKRKSMYGRGDSVTVYYDPQNPQSNCTPRQLEEDVATRRLFLSLFALVAVLCAAMALWLGLS; encoded by the coding sequence GTGTCTCTCATCGACGGCTACAAAAATTTCATCGACCTCTATCTGGTCGATATTCTGACGGTTCTGGCGCCGCTGCTCTGCGGCGCCATTGTCTGCGCGATCATCGGCATTCCGTTTTTCTTCTTTCAGCGGCAGCGCCGCGAGCATCTTCGGCTCGAGCGGGAGGGACACACCGCCGGCGGCACCGTGACGGACCTCTACACCAGGCGGCACCGCATGCGGGGCGACGAGAATACCCCCTCATACACCATCGAGAGCCCGCACGCAGTCTACTCCTTTGTGGCCGCCGACGGCCGCACATACACCGGCGACTTTGCGCAGAAGCGCAAGTCGATGTACGGCCGCGGCGACAGTGTCACCGTGTATTACGATCCTCAAAACCCACAGTCCAACTGCACCCCGCGCCAGCTCGAGGAGGATGTCGCCACCCGGCGGCTGTTTCTCTCTCTGTTTGCCCTCGTCGCGGTGCTCTGCGCCGCCATGGCGCTCTGGCTCGGGCTGTCCTGA
- a CDS encoding BlaI/MecI/CopY family transcriptional regulator: METYRLGAMEMRFAQLIWNSAPVSSGELVKLCQRELGWKKSTTYTMLRRLCERGLFQNIGGVVSPLLTREEFAARQSEEFIEQTFHGSLPQFLAAFSTRKKLSEQEIDEIRRLIDGQRG; the protein is encoded by the coding sequence ATGGAAACGTATCGGCTCGGCGCGATGGAGATGAGATTTGCACAGCTGATTTGGAACAGCGCGCCGGTCTCCTCGGGGGAACTGGTCAAGCTCTGCCAGCGGGAGCTCGGGTGGAAGAAGTCTACCACCTACACCATGCTGCGCCGGTTGTGTGAGCGCGGACTTTTTCAAAATATCGGCGGCGTGGTCTCGCCGCTTCTGACAAGGGAGGAATTTGCAGCACGTCAGAGCGAGGAGTTTATCGAGCAGACCTTTCACGGCTCGCTGCCGCAGTTCCTGGCGGCCTTTTCCACCAGAAAGAAGCTCTCTGAGCAGGAGATTGACGAGATCCGCCGCCTGATTGACGGGCAGAGGGGGTGA
- a CDS encoding M56 family metallopeptidase: MLYRLFFEVLRMSLTASFVIAAVLAARLLLRRAPRLCCYVLWSVVLFRLLCPVSFTSGLSVLPAGMTARLETLSSPPQIQTSPQAQNLPQAEAPPQTAETADAVSEPGDTDGHRGWNAFAFVWAFGAAAVVLRGMISLLRLRRRLVGAVLAHDHVYLADHIDTPFVLGVLRPKIYLPSQLTGREREYVTLHEQTHIRRGDHIVKLMAFAALAVHWFNPLVWAASALLTADMERSCDESVLRRMGPQIAPEYAGSLLRFATGKRVAAGAPLAFGEGDTTGRIRAVLGYRKRTLWVTAALLAAAAALCFCLAANPMKKAGSLPPGSYLCAEGDRAFPASVTLFEGNRFQFTHSVLSGRIYGGTYRLDGQKLTLSTQDGGDCFVFTALDDRLVFEKEESSALPVYRGESALADGAVFLLERVDRGVSSERRAELLPGRVYHDLTAVGALETTAGELSGYQLYTNSTDITVRVPAGSPVAEVYLYDAGAADWIQCGTIGKGKTEVIFSGLTAARNYYLELSADGTQRVTVTD, from the coding sequence ATGCTGTACAGGCTCTTTTTTGAAGTGCTGCGCATGAGTCTGACTGCGAGCTTTGTCATCGCCGCAGTGCTGGCGGCACGTCTGCTTCTGCGGCGCGCGCCGAGACTCTGCTGCTATGTGCTGTGGAGCGTGGTGCTCTTTCGGCTGCTCTGTCCGGTCTCCTTTACGAGCGGCCTGAGTGTTCTGCCGGCCGGGATGACAGCCCGGCTCGAGACCCTGTCGTCCCCGCCGCAGATACAGACTTCGCCGCAGGCACAGAACCTGCCGCAGGCGGAGGCTCCGCCGCAGACGGCTGAGACGGCGGACGCCGTGAGTGAGCCCGGAGACACCGATGGACACCGGGGCTGGAATGCGTTCGCGTTTGTCTGGGCCTTTGGGGCCGCCGCGGTGGTGCTGCGGGGAATGATTTCCCTGCTGCGGCTGCGGCGCAGGCTTGTCGGCGCGGTGCTTGCGCACGATCATGTCTATCTCGCGGATCACATCGATACCCCCTTTGTGCTGGGGGTCTTGCGCCCCAAAATCTATCTGCCGTCGCAGCTCACCGGGCGCGAGCGGGAGTATGTCACGCTCCATGAGCAAACCCACATTCGCCGCGGGGATCACATCGTCAAGCTCATGGCCTTTGCGGCCCTGGCTGTACACTGGTTCAATCCGCTGGTGTGGGCGGCGTCTGCCCTGCTGACGGCGGATATGGAGCGCTCCTGCGACGAGAGCGTGCTGCGGCGCATGGGGCCGCAGATCGCGCCGGAATATGCCGGTTCCCTGCTGCGCTTTGCCACAGGAAAACGCGTCGCTGCGGGTGCGCCGCTCGCCTTTGGCGAGGGTGACACCACCGGGCGTATCCGGGCCGTGCTGGGCTATCGAAAGCGGACGCTCTGGGTGACGGCAGCGCTTCTCGCCGCAGCGGCGGCTCTGTGCTTCTGCCTTGCGGCAAACCCCATGAAAAAGGCAGGCTCTCTGCCGCCGGGGAGCTATCTGTGCGCCGAGGGGGATCGGGCTTTCCCCGCATCGGTCACCCTGTTTGAGGGCAACCGGTTTCAATTCACCCACTCCGTCCTCTCCGGCCGCATCTACGGGGGGACATATCGGCTTGATGGACAGAAGCTCACGCTCAGCACGCAGGATGGCGGCGATTGCTTTGTCTTTACCGCTCTCGACGATCGCCTCGTCTTTGAGAAGGAGGAGTCCTCGGCGCTGCCCGTCTACCGGGGAGAGAGTGCCCTCGCCGATGGGGCCGTCTTTCTTCTGGAGCGGGTTGACAGGGGCGTCTCGAGCGAGCGGCGGGCAGAGCTGCTGCCGGGGCGCGTCTATCACGATCTGACGGCCGTCGGCGCGCTGGAGACCACGGCCGGGGAACTGTCCGGCTATCAGCTCTACACAAACAGTACGGATATTACCGTCCGCGTGCCGGCGGGATCACCGGTGGCTGAAGTCTACCTCTACGATGCGGGTGCCGCCGACTGGATTCAGTGCGGGACGATTGGCAAGGGGAAAACGGAAGTGATCTTTTCCGGTCTCACCGCCGCGCGAAATTACTACCTTGAGCTGTCCGCTGACGGGACGCAGCGTGTCACGGTTACTGACTAG
- a CDS encoding alpha/beta fold hydrolase — MQQIFLHGLGQTGRSWSETVEKLQAAEDCLCPDLAEILRGNCATYQNLYEAVSEICDQSMESIDLCGLSLGGVLALHYAIEHPRKIHSLVLIAPQYKMPKTLLRIQNMFFQLMPKAVFQPMGFEKKEFIRLCKTMMKLDFSDSLSKITCPTLVICGEKDFANRKAAGKLADILTNAEMREIAGAGHEVNVDAPEALSEVLYSFYRRTE, encoded by the coding sequence GTGCAGCAGATATTTTTACACGGCTTGGGGCAAACGGGCAGAAGCTGGAGTGAGACGGTTGAGAAGCTGCAGGCTGCCGAAGATTGTCTGTGCCCTGATTTGGCCGAAATTCTTCGGGGCAACTGCGCGACGTATCAAAATCTCTATGAAGCCGTTTCAGAGATCTGCGATCAGAGTATGGAGTCAATAGATTTATGCGGTCTGTCCCTCGGTGGTGTTCTGGCGCTGCATTATGCCATTGAGCACCCCCGAAAGATACATTCATTGGTCCTGATTGCCCCACAGTACAAAATGCCGAAAACGTTATTGAGGATTCAAAATATGTTCTTTCAATTAATGCCCAAAGCGGTGTTTCAGCCGATGGGATTTGAAAAGAAAGAATTCATTCGGCTTTGCAAAACCATGATGAAATTGGATTTCAGCGATTCTCTCTCCAAGATAACCTGTCCCACCCTGGTGATCTGTGGGGAAAAGGATTTCGCCAACAGAAAGGCGGCTGGTAAGCTGGCGGACATTCTGACAAACGCAGAAATGCGGGAGATTGCCGGGGCTGGGCATGAGGTAAATGTGGATGCACCAGAAGCATTGTCTGAGGTTCTGTACAGCTTTTACCGCCGAACAGAATGA